TGTTGTGTTTTGAAACCGTTCACCGAAAtgccaaaatatatatatatgacatggacagtttattttcttcttcttgttCTGCTGGAGTCTGGTGAGTATTTTTATGGCTACAGTTCTCTTTATATTATCACTTGTCCACATACAATCTGATCTTTATTAATTTTTCCTCTATTGTCAAGTTTTATCAGACTAAACCTTCAGAAATACTTCTGTGGAAAATGAAAAACTCCAAATgtggtgtttgtgtttgtgttcaggtgtgtttgttgctgatgcagtgaagtcagagtcagtgactgagggagaatcagtctctctgaactctagtttcactcaaatacaCAGAGATGAAGAGATCGAGTGGAGGTTTGGTCAATTTCTCATAGCTCGAGTAAAGAACAACAGGAGCGTGTTTTATAATACTACTGCTGaagggagattcagagacagactgaaactggatcgtcagactggatctctgaccatcatcaACAGCAGAACCACAGACTCTGGACTTTATACAGTCTCCAGCAGTAGAAGAGACACGATCAACACGATCAATCTCACTGTCTATGGTGAGGAGAGAATTACTGTTCTGTTACATCTGTTGACTAAATTCAGCAGATAATGTTACTGAGAATATGATAAAATGATGGAGAATTCTGTGATGATGCTGATCATTTTATCCAGAAGATCACAGTGATTTCTACTGAATCTGAttcattctgtcatgttttcagctcgtctgcctgttcctgtcatcagcAGTAACTCTTCACTAaactcttcatcatcatcatcatcatcatcatcatgttcattggtgtgttcagctgtgaatgtgagtcatgtgactctctcctggttcAAAGGAAACTGTGTATTCACCAGCATCAGagtgtctgatctcagcagcCGGTCTGATCTTCTTCTCCATCTGGAGTGTGTGGATGATtcctacagctgtgtgctgaacaatcccatcagAAACCAGACTCAACACCTCTACAACACTCAGCTCTGTCACACATGTGCTGCAGGTACTTCACTGATGATATCTGGTGTTTCTGCACACATTGATCTGGACTAATGACGTCTCTTTCAGTTCTTTCAGTCTCTCGGACAGTGCTGatctctgctgctgctgctggatcTCTGTTGATTGTTGCTGCTGTCGGGATCTTCTGGATCTGCAGGAAACgcagaaacacacacagagaaggCAAGTGTTTCCTGTATGTATATAATCTCAAACATCATTTCACTGAGTGTTTGTTTCTGTCATTATTGTTGAAACAGAGACTCGAGCAGAAGAAATCACTGATCCCACATTCAACagaagaaacagaaataaatcgGTAAGATCTTTGATTTCAGTGTatggtgtgtgtctgtgttgttTCAGTCtcattttagtgtgtgtgtgtgtgtttaatgatTTACACACAGCAGCAGCACAACATATATTGATAAAGCAGTAGATGTGTTTGTGGATTTACACTGTAGACCTTCATTTAGAGACACACAAACATTAGTCCGCTGACACACAACTTTAAAATACAGCAGTGAATCCTCTAAATCAGGCTTTCCACACTTTTCATATTTCAGGGTCCCCGCGGatccttaaaaagtcttaaaaagtcttaaatacAAATTTCGTTTTTTAAGGCctaaaaaagtcttaaattgTATGAAATGTCTTGAATTTTCGCAAGGGAGGTATTAAATTCCGCATGGGACCGAGCGAGTGAAATGTCTCCGTCCGGTTTCGTGTATTTTTTAGACGCAATTTTCTAACTGACCAGCGTACCTTGGGGGCAGTATTTGTTCTGTGCGGGTGTCATCTGCATTTCGTAGATCAACAACTAGAAGGCTACTGGAGAAAGTGTAGTGATTGCTGAGTGAGAGCTTACTGACTGTGAGTGAGAGATATGCAGGTAGCCTAGCCTACGCGAGTGAGCGGGAGGAGGAGTTTGGAAAGCTAGTTAAGCGCTTAGCGACATTATGGGCAAATGTCTGTTTAACGACAGGTGGTTGGAGGATGATAAATATAAGGGTTGGTTGAAGAAAACTGCCAACTTGAAAGAGGCGCGATGTGATCTctgcaaaaaaaatatacagttgGGGACAATGGGTCAAACAGCCCTAGATTCTCACGCGAAATGCGAGAAACACAAGCGCTACATTGCGGATCAGTCGGGTAGTTTACCTATTCAAATGTTTACAACGCCATCACCCAGTGCTCAGCCAAGTAGGCCTACATCTGCTACTAGTCGGCCTATTgcgtctacctctgccttcagTACGTTCTCTAACACGGCCACGTTAAAGGCAGAAGTGCTCTGGGTTTTACGCACAGTTAGCCGCCACCAATCTTACACGTTAAACGATGACATTCACACAGTCTTCCAGGCGATGTTCCCGGACTCCGAGTGTGTGAGCGCGTTTAGTTGTGGCAGAGACAAGACGGCTTATCTTGCACGATTTGGCATTGCTCCTTATGTGAAAAAGGAGCTTGTGGCACGGATAAACCAGGGAAACTTTGTCATCATGTTTGACGAAAGCATGAACAGAGCAACAAATAGTAAACAGTTGGACCTGCATGTCAGACACTGGGTTACTGATCAGACTGGCACTCATCACGTTCAATCGCGCTATCTTGGGTCCCAATTCATGGGCCATTCTACAGCAGAGGATTTGTTGGAACATTTTAAGGTAAGCAATCCCCCTTCTAGTCTTTTACTAACCAAAATGCGTAGACATagtgtttttatataattttcatgCTCCttagaatagaaaaaaaaaatctcgcTGTAATCAAGCATTTTCCTTGCAATGAATATTTGTGATGGTGGGTAAGTGTGACATCTAGTGGATGAAGGGAAAATAACACTTGCCCTGGAAGTAAGCCAGGAGTACCCTATGCTGCAAATAAGTAAAATAGTTTGTTTATAACAATTATACTTCTATTTTAAGAATCTCAAGTCATTTTGACACAAAAGCATATCACATAGGCTAATATGTCTTGCCCTTATCTTTATCTTAAAGCAATGTCCTGTACTAACATGTTgtaatatattgttataaacCGTATCTGAGTGAACActtaaatgaaaacattaataaaataacatggCGGTTATTGTTAATAAAGTTggctttatttatattattatatataatatataatatattatatttatatttttcgtGATTTCAGGAGTGTACCAAAGATCTCAACTTGAGGAACATGATCTCTTTGTCGATGGATGGACCCTCTGTTAATTGGAAATTTGTGAACCTCCTACAGCAGGAGCATGGCGTACAATTTGGGGGGGTTCAACTCATAATTGTTGGAAGTTGTGGTCTACATACCCTCCATAATGCTTTCAAGAGTGGATTTGAGGTGTGGCAGATACAGAAGGTGCTTAAATCTCTGCACTATCTTTTTCACAATGCCCCAGCCAGGAGAGAGGATTTCACTTCATCAACGTCGTCAACAACATTCCCCTTACCCTTCTGTGGTCATCGGTGGCTTGAGAACTTGCCAACTGTGCAAAGAGCAATAGAGATTTGGCCCGCCATTGAGAAGTTTGTGGACCAGGTGAAGTCAAAAGTGGTGAAGAACCCAGGGACATCATCATATGACACCCTCTCTGAGGCTCGACTGGATCCCCTTCTGCAGGCCAAGCTCCATTTTTTCATGGCCATATCAAGAGCTTTCCAACCTTTTCTGGAGAAATACCAGACAGATGCTCCAATGATGCCTTTTTTGTGCAAAGATCTGGAGGATTTGATCAGGTAATTATTCATCATAAAGTTCACAACACACTTAAATGGCCAGGACATAGAACAGGTTTAatcttattaattatttttagagTCTTCTCAAACGATTTATGAAGCCTGATGCACTGCCTAGTACTCCATATAAGCTGGTAAGGATTGAAGTCACTGACCACAAGCTTTGGCTTAGTCCAAAGGATGTAGACATAGGCATGGGTGCAGCAGCTGTCATCAAGGTGAGACATCCAGTATATTCAGTAcattaaccattcagaaaaattTACTAATGACTCATCTTCAGATGTATGACAGGGAAATGTGAGGTCAAGTCAAAGATGTCAGGCTAATTCAGGATGTTTTAGagccatttttattttgaaatatcttTCAAATAGTTTAATCTGGACAGCTGAGTTAATGCTAACTTACTGCTGAGCATCTAGAGAAAGTTTGGAGATTTTACAAACCATTTTTCTTTGTCAGGAACTCACAAAAGCAGGGGCCAAGAGCGGTGTAAGCGAGCTTGGTGTCCTGCAGTTTAAGAAAGACTGGCAGAATGCCCTTTCAAGTATGTGCAAGAAGGCTCTTGATAAGTGCCCCCTGAAGTACGCCATAGTCCGCAACATGACATGCTTGGATCCAGGCCAAATGTGCACCAACCCTGATGAGTGCCTTCAGAAAATGAAGTGCCTCATTCAGAAGTTTGTGCAAGAGAAACAACTGTCAGGCGGGATATCTGCTGGTAAATGATAGGAATAAGAATAGAATGGAATGGAATTGAATAGATTATTATCTTAATATGACACCTCCTCTCATTTGTATCAACATCATGAATGGTATGAACATTAACACATGAACTAATACATGGTTTGAAAGGGTGTATTAGATCAGTATATTTATGTTGTGATTTCAGTGATCAGAGATTCTTGATATCCTGTACACTGACTTAAAATTATGGTTCATTTCTGATACAATGGGACAGTTAAGTTGCATGTTATTTACAAGAAAGTAACTTTGCCTTTTCatattgggtaacactttataatgaCGTTCAGTTGTAAGTTATTAATAAGTGGTTAGTTAATGATGAACTAATAATTTACAGAACATTCATAAATGATCAGCTAGTGATATACTAcatattatgtatattttgtAAGTCATTTAGAAGTGATTAGTAAATGATTAACTAATTATTTACGAAACATGACATTgttcattaataattaatattattaatgtgtgatattaataagtttaataagtgATAATAAGTGACATTAATAAGTGATAAGTTGATTAATAAGTGATATGTTGATTATTGTATGTATGTTTTGTAGATTCAGTTAGAAGTAATTTACAATTGATTAGTAAATTATTAACTAactaatcatttacaaaacatgaatatgcatttcataaatgtttaataaattgttattttttgtgtgtatgtagcAATTAGAGGGTGCAGAAAGTGTTGGCTTGTATACACGTACAGATCATTTGTAACAGGTAAGTAACAGTGTTCAACATGAATGAATAAATCCATTTACAACACTTTCTGCATCCCCTAATCTAAAGTATAAATTATTCTTCCTAAACGcatattcatgttttgtaaatgattagtTAATAATTTACTAATCAATTGTAAATGAATTGTAACAGAATTtacaaaacatacataaaatgttagaataacacttgctaatcatttatgaatgttttgtaaatgattagttcatcatTAAATAACCACTTATAAATGACTTACAAAtgaacgttattataaagtgttacctgtttATCATATACTTTTCTTAAaatgtactgaaaatatttttttgtgcattgtTACAGGTGATGTGATTGCACAGCAGTTTGAAAAGGTCCTTTTTAATGAGGCCAAAGCTGTTGAATTCTTGTCCTTCAGGCCCTCTGAGAAGTCAAGAGTGGATGTATTTTTGCAGCAATATCTTCAGTCCTACCCTGAACTCTGGACATTTTGTCAGTCACTTCTTCTTCTGTCCCATGGACAGGCAGAAGTTGAGCGTGGGTTTTCCACCAATAAAGAGGTGGAAACATGTAATATGGCGGAGGACACAGTGATCACCCAGAGGCTGATTTGTGACCATGTTAAAGTTTGTGGGGGGGTAGCGGAAGTGCCTCTGACCAAGGAGCTCATCAGTTACTGTGCTTCGGCACGCAGTCGCTACAGGGAGCACTTAGAGGAGGAAAGacgcaaaaagaaaaaagaggaaCAGTCCAAGAAGAGGAAAAACATTGAAGATGATCTGGAAGGGCTGAAGAAAAAGAAGAGGTCCATTGAGGAGGTTTGTAAGTCACTTGAAAGTGACGCTGACCGAATGGCAGAACAGGCAGAAAATTCTGCAGGCTCCAAAATGGCTACGCTGATTACAAAGTCTAACACAATGAGAAGACGGGCCAAAGAGAAGCAGGAGGAGTTGAAGGAAGTAAATGGACAAATTGAGGACAAACTCTCTGAGCTCAAAAAAATTTAACACCTCAatcttatttgttattttttaaatggcactttatttttttatctttataattttttttatactgaTTTTGTTACCATTTGCAGTggatattttgtgttatttatgtacTTTGAGGTGTACATTTTGAGGTGCAGGATCCCCCTCTACATTAGGGCTAGTTTTATACAGTTTTAATTTCTCATATAATGCCAGCTGCGGTTCTTGTCCAACTGGTACTATTTGCcgtttattttttcatatatttttttaaatgtttcaaggTGTTTGCTCCAGTAACTCAGTCTTCTCCTTGCTGCTACAGTGGCTGCAACTGCAGGCCCAAAACACAAGACTTGGCTTATCTAAGCTGTTTGCATATCTAACAGTTGACATTTATGCACCCTGTTGTTCACCAAATGTGTGCAAAAGTtagtaaaaaaaactattacagaaaacagtttgaagttgtcgtatttatctttttttgccGTGGTATAGTCTTAATTTTTCCATTTAGATGTCTTGAAAAGGTCTTAAAAGTCTTTAAATTTGCACTTGAAAAATGTGCAGATACCCTGTATTTTAGGATCCTGAAATATGAGGAAATAAGGACCACCATCCTGAAATTTAAAATGCATCTGCCCATTTAAAATATcgaaaatgtaatattataaatctcAAAATATCTCTGGTTACATTATTTTCTACACACTATAATGAAATACTGAtaaatgtattatgtatttatttaaaaataaatgttatttatattaatcattaatttaatagactaataactaataatgtaataacatttttattcatttattttgttctaatttattgacttatttttttttacagttttctctagattttattcttatttttaaatatactttttctGTCAGTTTAAGTCAAGAAAACTTTAATatgattttaagtttatttacaaagtagactgaaagtacactcttatttttagtttaaatgaAGTAAACTAATAGCACACTTGATTAAACTTATTTTTCATAAGGATATCCTATGGAAGAATGTTTCtgccattaaataaaaaataattaaaaagattaattgtgagtttatatctcagaattctgactttatatcacacaattgtgagaaaaaaaaagaattctgagataaaaagtcgcaattactctttttatttttttatttagtggtggaaacgggcttccataataTCCTGCATTCTCCAAACTCTTGGACCCGTTGTGAGGAAATTGCTGTCAAAAGTATTTCTGCTGTATTTCCTGTGCTTGTGGAAAGAGGATGGATAGATGTGCCAGTAATGTGATGAATACATTGATGAACTTCTGTGTTTTCTTTCAGAGAGCTACAGAGGAGGATAATGTGGAGTACACAAGCGTGCCACacgagtcctgaaaagtgaagccaaagcgtcttgatcgccccctggtggctggaagcagtataggtcataagcCCCGCCCTCTCCATGTGTTCCAGTGGGACACCAGACAAACTAATTCAGTTACACTTCAAATATTTCTTTCCAAAGACAATTTCTGTCATATTAGGCAGTTTTTATAACGCTGGTGTCAGTTCAAGTGCTCGTTCCttaaataagtttggttttagttagttatttgatgctataaaaacagaGAGACGTCATGATTGAAGTGATGCGTTTaagaaaaaatccatatttaaacaagttatgaattAAAATGTCGAGCTTCTGCCAGACTGTCTTCCCTATTCAAGTTGCGTAGAAAGTGGACCTCATTgatcctgttcactgccattataaagctcagatgcatcaggatatttattaaaattctcagattgtgttcatcagaaaaaagaaagtcatatacacctaggacagcttgagtgtgagtaaagcttgggcttattttcattttatactgaactttttattttttcttcacgTTTTATTTTATGCTTGTTGCGTTCATGATACAtcataattactgtaattaccaTAAATTATAATTTGTAATTTTCTGAGAGCTCCAACTTCTAACTGACTGCTGGAGACTCATTTTGTGATTAATAGTGTTGTGACAGAAGTGCATAATTCTGAATCTGATGACAGATTGTGTTTTCTCATCTCATAATAACAGTAATCATGACATGGCGTGAACAAAGcatgtttaaatatgctttaaagctgcagtaggtaacttttgtaaaaatgtattttttataaggcccttttatttgttaaacctgtcattatgtcctgacagtagaatatgagacagataatctgtgaaaaaatcaagctcctctggctcctcccagtggtcctattgccatttgcagaaatacaccgctcccggtaagaaccaaccaatcagagtcaggaggagtgtcttagcagtgtcaatcaagcttGTGTGCGCGCTGATCACACTCCTCTCATGCACAGCCATAGTGCACAGCGTGTACAGGCATTCAATTTCAAGATTACCGGTGTGCTGCAGCTTTGCTTATGGCGGACAAACAATCCAGTTTCGTACGTATAATaccccataaagtgcgtatcattaTGCACacgaaaaactcattttggcgtatacgAGATTACAatctcgtactattgatacacaTTTTTGTGTGATCGGGCTCTAAGTCATGATATgcagttttaagattttttcaggtgagaatgtgctggtttaaagctcaaatttgtggttaattgataaagatagcgcctttctgaaaatttgatatgacgttgtcggagttgtgagatccaggcgatcaccggacGCTCAGCGCTCATGTGCCCAGCAgagagcagccttacctcggctaatccttctgacgtttgccgctggctccattttggctgagggcaacgtgacgtttcataaatttatatatggCTATTTTGTATCATACTAAAGCGCTGATTTTGtacgcttgactgaattgtttgctttatttcttattgtatatttttataccttttataatggctattattgaacattacaacatttaacaaaaagagaaggttgtgttttatgttaaagcctatttcatttcattacagtgaagataatcagagtatgcacaaatagtattacatttaatatgtttgaaatgtaaacgaaaagaggcagtagggctgggcgatatatcgaatgcttttgtcacgcgcattttcgtcagccacgcaatatcgcgttcattatcgaaggcgattcatctgcgatatgaacgcgatattgcatggcttatccgtgatctacggctctgtctattaaatgccgctccatttgaaagcaggtgatggcgatttagcggtaatcagggaaccggctttactgacgaaatgcgcgtgacaatcgcatgcgatatatcgcccagccctaagaggcagggttgtttaatatttcgttttgtTATGAATATACGCAGACATTGCAGATAATTAATCACTCGTTGCTGaggctattaatatgtttttgtttgtttctttaaataaaacgaaaagaggcagagtggtttaataacaaattttgttttattcttggctaaaatatacatacagagaTAACCAGAGAAGCCAGTTATTTGCGTACTGTAACATTAGTTACCGTTATATTGTCTTACtagctatttattacttatagaaatagtgcatatatgtcatatagttacattacatgtattgcaaaatacgtaatgttttgaggacaAAGTATGGGAAGGCCATAGTcaatgtaaatcatattgttgatgttttGTCCGAATCAGTGAATGTGCCATAACTGTTTATCCGCCGTCATCGGTCCTGCTTGCTTACTAGCCTGCGCGTTCACGGCAGGCTCcgttgtgatgggggaggagctgtggagggagggctgtagcgcagcagagagcaagggggagtgacctgtgagttgtgcttgttaaaattttcaggctaagtcaacgttttctaaaaactccctactgcagctttaatataattttaaattcgTCAGCCTCCTTCTTGTCCTTTTCATATGCAGTTCTACTCACTGTTTATCTGATTTTACACAATTATTCTGTTAGtcttgaaaaataaatacatgtaaacACAGTTAAAAACTATTTCAGGTCTCTTGATTTAGCTTCACATGAGCACCAAGACGGATATAACCTCTGAGAATAACAGATCCATACACAATATCCCACTGACAATAACATGCTCTGCTTTTTAACATATTAAACCACTTCGTTGTGTCTCTGGATTTacttacatttaatcatttagcagacactttcaTCCATATAATACATACTAGAGAAACTATCAGGCCATTCAAAAGAAAAACTATAAGATGATGTGATggtattttttaatgaatcataactaacatttcattttctttgcaggaataacatttatatgCTTTTGAAACCTAAATGTCCTCAAACCTTGCATGGGCCAAAGTCAGAGTGTGTCTGAATCATGTCCAAATATAAGGATAGACAACCATCTAAATATAATAGCCACATGATATTGAGTGACCAACAAACTAATAAACATGATTTGAGCAGATCTTGCTTCACCCAGTAACATGAGGGTTTGACATATTAATAACCAATCATAATTCTGCAGCCCTTCATCAAATCTTTAACACAGAAACACCTCAGATTGCTTTTAATCAAAGCACAAATCATAAAAACAGATCAAATCTGTTCCTAAATTCTGATTG
The window above is part of the Chanodichthys erythropterus isolate Z2021 chromosome 3, ASM2448905v1, whole genome shotgun sequence genome. Proteins encoded here:
- the LOC137017107 gene encoding uncharacterized protein isoform X1, with product MKPDALPSTPYKLVRIEVTDHKLWLSPKDVDIGMGAAAVIKELTKAGAKSGVSELGVLQFKKDWQNALSSMCKKALDKCPLKYAIVRNMTCLDPGQMCTNPDECLQKMKCLIQKFVQEKQLSGGISAAIRGCRKCWLVYTYRSFVTGDVIAQQFEKVLFNEAKAVEFLSFRPSEKSRVDVFLQQYLQSYPELWTFCQSLLLLSHGQAEVERGFSTNKEVETCNMAEDTVITQRLICDHVKVCGGVAEVPLTKELISYCASARSRYREHLEEERRKKKKEEQSKKRKNIEDDLEGLKKKKRSIEEVCKSLESDADRMAEQAENSAGSKMATLITKSNTMRRRAKEKQEELKEVNGQIEDKLSELKKI
- the LOC137017114 gene encoding hepatic and glial cell adhesion molecule-like codes for the protein MPKYIYMTWTVYFLLLVLLESGVFVADAVKSESVTEGESVSLNSSFTQIHRDEEIEWRFGQFLIARVKNNRSVFYNTTAEGRFRDRLKLDRQTGSLTIINSRTTDSGLYTVSSSRRDTINTINLTVYARLPVPVISSNSSLNSSSSSSSSSSCSLVCSAVNVSHVTLSWFKGNCVFTSIRVSDLSSRSDLLLHLECVDDSYSCVLNNPIRNQTQHLYNTQLCHTCAAVLSVSRTVLISAAAAGSLLIVAAVGIFWICRKRRNTHREETRAEEITDPTFNRRNRNKSRATEEDNVEYTSVPHES
- the LOC137017107 gene encoding uncharacterized protein isoform X2, encoding MKPDALPSTPYKLVRIEVTDHKLWLSPKDVDIGMGAAAVIKELTKAGAKSGVSELGVLQFKKDWQNALSSMCKKALDKCPLKYAIVRNMTCLDPGQMCTNPDECLQKMKCLIQKFVQEKQLSGGISAGDVIAQQFEKVLFNEAKAVEFLSFRPSEKSRVDVFLQQYLQSYPELWTFCQSLLLLSHGQAEVERGFSTNKEVETCNMAEDTVITQRLICDHVKVCGGVAEVPLTKELISYCASARSRYREHLEEERRKKKKEEQSKKRKNIEDDLEGLKKKKRSIEEVCKSLESDADRMAEQAENSAGSKMATLITKSNTMRRRAKEKQEELKEVNGQIEDKLSELKKI
- the LOC137013882 gene encoding uncharacterized protein, which produces MGKCLFNDRWLEDDKYKGWLKKTANLKEARCDLCKKNIQLGTMGQTALDSHAKCEKHKRYIADQSGSLPIQMFTTPSPSAQPSRPTSATSRPIASTSAFSTFSNTATLKAEVLWVLRTVSRHQSYTLNDDIHTVFQAMFPDSECVSAFSCGRDKTAYLARFGIAPYVKKELVARINQGNFVIMFDESMNRATNSKQLDLHVRHWVTDQTGTHHVQSRYLGSQFMGHSTAEDLLEHFKECTKDLNLRNMISLSMDGPSVNWKFVNLLQQEHGVQFGGVQLIIVGSCGLHTLHNAFKSGFEVWQIQKVLKSLHYLFHNAPARREDFTSSTSSTTFPLPFCGHRWLENLPTVQRAIEIWPAIEKFVDQVKSKVVKNPGTSSYDTLSEARLDPLLQAKLHFFMAISRAFQPFLEKYQTDAPMMPFLCKDLEDLIR